One window of the Peromyscus maniculatus bairdii isolate BWxNUB_F1_BW_parent chromosome 18, HU_Pman_BW_mat_3.1, whole genome shotgun sequence genome contains the following:
- the LOC102920935 gene encoding olfactory receptor 10P22 encodes MGFDNGTEVTEFILLGFSGFGFLQGHLFWGVLCIYVVTLLGNSLIILLTLADSALHSPMYFFLRHFSVVEILYTTTIVPRMLADLRSSCPTIPRASCFTQMYFFALFGIAECCLLTAMAYDRYAAICCPLQYTTLMNQGTCASMVGASYFAGIITGTIHSVCIFTLPFRGANTIHHFLCDILPVLRLASASTFWGEVGNLFITVAFIFMPFSLIVASYACIIANILGVATSEGRQKIFSTCSSHLFVVILFYGTATAAYMRPQADSLGDTDQILSIFYTVVTPMCNPFVYTLRNKEVIGAMRRLMKRYLGGP; translated from the coding sequence ATGGGATTTGACAATGGTACAGAAGTAACAGAGTTCATTTTATTGGGGTTCTCAGGATTTGGCTTTCTTCAGGGCCATCTGTTTTGGGGTGTGCTGTGTATCTATGTGGTTACCTTGCTGGGCAACTCTCTGATCATCCTCCTCACGCTGGCGGACTCTGCCCTCCActcccccatgtacttcttcctgcgTCACTTCTCCGTGGTGGAGATCCTCTACACCACCACCATTGTGCCTAGGATGTTGGCTGACCTGCGGTCCTCCTGCCCCACCATCCCCCGGGCCAGCTGCTTCACTCAGATGTACTTCTTTGCCCTTTTTGGCATTGCCGAATGCTGTTTGCTCACTGCCATGGCTTATGACCGATATGCTGCCATCTGCTGCCCCCTGCAATATACCACCCTGATGAACCAGGGAACATGTGCCAGCATGGTGGGGGCCTCTTACTTTGCGGGCATCATCACTGGCACCATTCACTCTGTCTGCATCTTCACTTTGCCTTTCCGTGGTGCCAACACCATCCATCACTTCCTGTGTGACATCCTGCCTGTGCTGAGACTGGCCAGTGCAAGCACTTTCTGGGGTGAAGTGGGGAATCTCTTCATCACGGTAGCTTTTATCTTCATGCCCTTCTCATTGATTGTGGCCTCTTATGCCTGTATCATTGCCAATATACTTGGTGTTGCAACATCTGAGGGACGTCAAAAGATCTTTTCTACCTGCTCCTCTCACCTGTTTGTGGTCATACTCTTTTATGGGACTGCGACTGCAGCTTACATGAGGCCCCAGGCAGATTCTCTTGGGGACACGGACCAGATTCTTTCCATCTTCTACACAGTTGTCACCCCCATGTGCAACCCTTTTGTTTACACTCTGAGGAATAAGGAGGTAATAGGGGCCATGAGGCGGCTCATGAAGAGATACCTTGGGGGTCCTTGA